A genome region from Arachis duranensis cultivar V14167 chromosome 8, aradu.V14167.gnm2.J7QH, whole genome shotgun sequence includes the following:
- the LOC107460423 gene encoding uroporphyrinogen-III synthase, chloroplastic — protein MAHAVCVSVLPYGRQLHRRIFFPPQRSSPSSASASASATDSLFTSASASTSNYSPKVVVTRERGKNAKLITALAKHEIKCLELPLIEHAPGVDLDRLPSVLSDNVFDWIVITSPEAGSVFLEAWRAAGMPHVKIGVVGAGTASIFKEAMQSSNQLLDVAFAPSKATGKVLAAELPKIGNKTTVLYPASEKASNEIEEGLSKRGFEVIRMNTYTTVPVQNVDQIVLKQALAAPVVTVASPSAIRAWKNLLSDSEWNNSVACIGETTAAMARRLGFRNVYYPTQPGLEGWVESILEALGSYDELLR, from the exons ATGGCACATGCTGTTTGTGTCTCCGTTCTCCCCTACGGTCGTCAACTCCACCGACGAATCTTCTTCCCTCCTCAACGCTCATCTCCTTCCTCCGCCTCCGCCTCCGCCTCGGCCACCGATTCCCTCTTCACCTCCGCTTCCGCCTCCACTTCCAATTACTCCCCCAAAGTTGTCGTCACCAGAGAGCGTGGCAAGAACGCCAAGCTTATTACTGCTCTG GCTAAACATGAAATCAAGTGTTTGGAACTTCCTCTCATTGAGCACGCACCGGGAGTGGACTTAGATAGGCTTCCTTCTGTATTAAGTG ATAATGTGTTTGATTGGATTGTCATAACTTCCCCAGAAGCTGGTTCAGTCTTTCTAGAGGCATGGAG AGCTGCTGGGATGCCTCATGTCAAAATAGGCGTTGTTGGCGCCGGCACTGCAAGCATTTTCAAGGAAGCTATGCAGTCTTCAAATCAATTGCTTGATGTTGCCTTCGCACCATCAAAAG CAACAGGAAAGGTTTTGGCTGCAGAACTTCCAAAGATTGGAAATAAAACAACTGTTCTATACCCTGCTTCTGAAAAGGCCAGCAATGAGATTG AGGAAGGACTTTCCAAGCGTGGATTTGAGGTTATTAGGATGAATACATACACAACG GTGCCAGTTCAAAATGTAGACCAAATTGTTCTTAAGCAGGCACTTGCTGCCCCTGTTGTCACTGTAGCTTCACCATCTGCTATTCG TGCTTGGAAGAATCTTCTTTCTGATTCAGAGTGGAACAATTCTGTTGCATGCATTGGCGAGACGACTGCTGCAATGGCAAGAAGATTAGGATTCAGAAATGTGTACTACCCAACACAACCAGGCCTGGAAGG CTGGGTAGAAAGCATTCTTGAAGCACTAGGATCATATGATGAACTATTGAGGTAA